One region of Oryza glaberrima chromosome 7, OglaRS2, whole genome shotgun sequence genomic DNA includes:
- the LOC127779427 gene encoding uncharacterized protein LOC127779427 isoform X2, with protein sequence MPVLKTVGRFFRRYPSIFSSLVFLVILYKFFFGWFTFLLETSPIFLFAGFFLGIILAYGEPNIPENDHVYKKIEKAYNRNVRDNSKSAGGVTLPSIASSEERLAKHNNTEKVTNGRSHIGAFSSESGSGESDGSETDTHPMLHTFHHLRSATSSSRSSQDGDSNDSSIEDGNENQEGKDDNEHEEKNGKVVAWTADDQKNILNIGCLEIERNQRLENLIARRRARKYIDRNLIDFGSSDSLPKIEELSKFNVQIPAIFAPRKNPFDLPYNEDNFPESAPSAPLNMLSKFDLPFDEANESSSTGGANSNHVDSTTVFSQSQKDTMFRRHESFTPGAPFLSDFWQDTQPSRFRPYFVTEKMANEGISVPNLEGEASEKSSVEDSDSTSSVTDQENHKLVMEDSPNQNLGPQMSQMDEQPHHSQNAREVPLALDIEPPLLISDSSDDDISLPGGNINDREEAQENGNLNLSQNASLEDPSVIEYPHQMEMISNEFHQLSPHSNDNDSLSSSTEATEPPELNSIELPANEVEFINEIPIADPIYDISPSRSEKPASIGSTIDAVLLQEGNTHTSDVEMSMDGEDSVSRIEASEIPAPSLASVQESKPREKETSEVKEQDNSGHDGGNQDSVSHANSKVPVISSKPSISGLSNLKSGSKMISSSKKAVFGLFKK encoded by the exons ATGCCAGTGTTAAAGACCGTAGGCCGATTCTTTCGGCGATATCCTTCGATCTTCAGTTCACTTGTGTTTCTAGTCATATTGTACAAGTTCTTCTTTGGTTGGTTCACCTTCCTCCTGGAAACATCACCCATCTTCCTATTTGCTGGTTTTTTTCTTGGAATCATCCTAGCTTATGGTGAGCCAAACATTCCGGAAAATGACCACGTCTACAAAAAGATTGAGAAAGCTTACAATCGGAATGTCCGGGACAACAGTAAATCAGCTGGGGGTGTAACTCTTCCAAGTATTGCATCTAGTGAAGAGAGATTGGCCAAACACAACAACACGGAAAAGGTAACCAACGGAAGATCTCATATTGGAGCTTTTTCTTCTGAATCAGGATCAGGTGAATCGGATGGATCAGAAACTGATACCCATCCAATGCTCCACACATTCCACCATCTTAGGTCAGCTACAAGTTCATCGCGATCCTCTCAAGACGGGGACTCCAATGACAGCAGTATTGAAGATGGAAATGAAAACCAAGAGGGCAAGGATGACAATGAACATGAAGAGAAAAACGGTAAAGTCGTGGCATGGACCGCCGATGATCAAAAGAACATACTAAATATAGGGTGTTTGGAGATTGAGAGGAACCAGAGGTTAGAGAACTTGATTGCTCGACGCAGAGCAAGGAAATATATTGATAGGAACCTGATTGACTTTGGCAGCAGTGACTCCCTCCCAAAAATTGAGGAGCTCTCAAAGTTCAATGTTCAAATTCCAGCCATATTTGCTCCTAGGAAAAATCCATTTGATCTTCCCTACAATGAAGATAACTTCCCGGAATCCGCTCCATCTGCGCCATTGAATATGTTAAGTAAGTTCGATCTTCCATTTGACGAAGCAAATGAGAGTAGCTCCACTGGTGGAGCTAACTCAAACCATGTGGACTCTACTACTGTTTTTTCTCAATCACAAAAAGATACAATGTTTAGGAGGCACGAAAGCTTCACACCAGGAGCACCATTCCTTAGTGACTTTTGGCAAGATACGCAGCCTTCTCGGTTCAGACCATACTTTGTGACAGAAAAAATGGCTAATGAGGGAATCTCAGTTCCTAATCTTGAGGGAGAAGCAAGTGAAAAGAGTTCTGTTGAAGACTCAGATAGCACTTCTTCAGTTACTGATCAAGAAAACCATAAACTAGTAATGGAGGATAGCCCAAACCAAAATCTCGGACCTCAGATGAGTCAAATGGATGAACAACCTCATCATTCCCAAAATGCTAGAGAGGTTCCTCTTGCACTTGACATCGAGCCGCCTTTACTAATAAGTGATTCCTCAGATGATGACATATCACTTCCTGGTGGAAATATAAATGATCGTGAAGAAGCGCAAGAGAATGGAAATTTGAATTTGTCACAAAATGCGTCATTGGAAGACCCTAGTGTTATTGAATACCCTCATCAAATGGAGATGATAAGCAATGAATTTCACCAATTATCCCCACATTCAAATGATAATGACTCACTTTCATCATCAACAGAAGCAACTGAACCTCCTGAATTGAATAGCATTGAACTACCAG CTAACGAAGTGGAGTTTATTAACGAAATCCCGATTGCTGATCCCATTTATGATATAAGTCCATCAAGAAGCGAGAAGCCTGCATCTATTGGTTCAACTATTGATGCAGTTTTGTTGCAAGAAG GTAATACTCATACTTCTGATGTCGAAATGAGTATGGATGGAGAGGATTCAGTATCAAGAATTGAGGCGAGTGAGATACCCGCACCTAGTTTGGCTTCTGTGCAGGAAAGCAAACCCAGAGAAAAAGAAACCTCTGAAGTAAAGGAGCAAGATAATAGTGGCCATGATGGAGGCAATCAGGATTCTGTCAGTCATGCTAACTCAAAAGTACCTGTGATTAGTTCTAAGCCGAGCATTAGCGGTTTAAGTAATC TTAAGTCTGGCAGTAAAATGATATCATCCTCAAAAAAGGCAGTTTTTGGACTCTTCAAGAAATGA
- the LOC127779427 gene encoding uncharacterized protein LOC127779427 isoform X1, which yields MPVLKTVGRFFRRYPSIFSSLVFLVILYKFFFGWFTFLLETSPIFLFAGFFLGIILAYGEPNIPENDHVYKKIEKAYNRNVRDNSKSAGGVTLPSIASSEERLAKHNNTEKVTNGRSHIGAFSSESGSGESDGSETDTHPMLHTFHHLRSATSSSRSSQDGDSNDSSIEDGNENQEGKDDNEHEEKNGKVVAWTADDQKNILNIGCLEIERNQRLENLIARRRARKYIDRNLIDFGSSDSLPKIEELSKFNVQIPAIFAPRKNPFDLPYNEDNFPESAPSAPLNMLSKFDLPFDEANESSSTGGANSNHVDSTTVFSQSQKDTMFRRHESFTPGAPFLSDFWQDTQPSRFRPYFVTEKMANEGISVPNLEGEASEKSSVEDSDSTSSVTDQENHKLVMEDSPNQNLGPQMSQMDEQPHHSQNAREVPLALDIEPPLLISDSSDDDISLPGGNINDREEAQENGNLNLSQNASLEDPSVIEYPHQMEMISNEFHQLSPHSNDNDSLSSSTEATEPPELNSIELPANEVEFINEIPIADPIYDISPSRSEKPASIGSTIDAVLLQEGNTHTSDVEMSMDGEDSVSRIEASEIPAPSLASVQESKPREKETSEVKEQDNSGHDGGNQDSVSHANSKVPVISSKPSISGLSNPVKSGSKMISSSKKAVFGLFKK from the exons ATGCCAGTGTTAAAGACCGTAGGCCGATTCTTTCGGCGATATCCTTCGATCTTCAGTTCACTTGTGTTTCTAGTCATATTGTACAAGTTCTTCTTTGGTTGGTTCACCTTCCTCCTGGAAACATCACCCATCTTCCTATTTGCTGGTTTTTTTCTTGGAATCATCCTAGCTTATGGTGAGCCAAACATTCCGGAAAATGACCACGTCTACAAAAAGATTGAGAAAGCTTACAATCGGAATGTCCGGGACAACAGTAAATCAGCTGGGGGTGTAACTCTTCCAAGTATTGCATCTAGTGAAGAGAGATTGGCCAAACACAACAACACGGAAAAGGTAACCAACGGAAGATCTCATATTGGAGCTTTTTCTTCTGAATCAGGATCAGGTGAATCGGATGGATCAGAAACTGATACCCATCCAATGCTCCACACATTCCACCATCTTAGGTCAGCTACAAGTTCATCGCGATCCTCTCAAGACGGGGACTCCAATGACAGCAGTATTGAAGATGGAAATGAAAACCAAGAGGGCAAGGATGACAATGAACATGAAGAGAAAAACGGTAAAGTCGTGGCATGGACCGCCGATGATCAAAAGAACATACTAAATATAGGGTGTTTGGAGATTGAGAGGAACCAGAGGTTAGAGAACTTGATTGCTCGACGCAGAGCAAGGAAATATATTGATAGGAACCTGATTGACTTTGGCAGCAGTGACTCCCTCCCAAAAATTGAGGAGCTCTCAAAGTTCAATGTTCAAATTCCAGCCATATTTGCTCCTAGGAAAAATCCATTTGATCTTCCCTACAATGAAGATAACTTCCCGGAATCCGCTCCATCTGCGCCATTGAATATGTTAAGTAAGTTCGATCTTCCATTTGACGAAGCAAATGAGAGTAGCTCCACTGGTGGAGCTAACTCAAACCATGTGGACTCTACTACTGTTTTTTCTCAATCACAAAAAGATACAATGTTTAGGAGGCACGAAAGCTTCACACCAGGAGCACCATTCCTTAGTGACTTTTGGCAAGATACGCAGCCTTCTCGGTTCAGACCATACTTTGTGACAGAAAAAATGGCTAATGAGGGAATCTCAGTTCCTAATCTTGAGGGAGAAGCAAGTGAAAAGAGTTCTGTTGAAGACTCAGATAGCACTTCTTCAGTTACTGATCAAGAAAACCATAAACTAGTAATGGAGGATAGCCCAAACCAAAATCTCGGACCTCAGATGAGTCAAATGGATGAACAACCTCATCATTCCCAAAATGCTAGAGAGGTTCCTCTTGCACTTGACATCGAGCCGCCTTTACTAATAAGTGATTCCTCAGATGATGACATATCACTTCCTGGTGGAAATATAAATGATCGTGAAGAAGCGCAAGAGAATGGAAATTTGAATTTGTCACAAAATGCGTCATTGGAAGACCCTAGTGTTATTGAATACCCTCATCAAATGGAGATGATAAGCAATGAATTTCACCAATTATCCCCACATTCAAATGATAATGACTCACTTTCATCATCAACAGAAGCAACTGAACCTCCTGAATTGAATAGCATTGAACTACCAG CTAACGAAGTGGAGTTTATTAACGAAATCCCGATTGCTGATCCCATTTATGATATAAGTCCATCAAGAAGCGAGAAGCCTGCATCTATTGGTTCAACTATTGATGCAGTTTTGTTGCAAGAAG GTAATACTCATACTTCTGATGTCGAAATGAGTATGGATGGAGAGGATTCAGTATCAAGAATTGAGGCGAGTGAGATACCCGCACCTAGTTTGGCTTCTGTGCAGGAAAGCAAACCCAGAGAAAAAGAAACCTCTGAAGTAAAGGAGCAAGATAATAGTGGCCATGATGGAGGCAATCAGGATTCTGTCAGTCATGCTAACTCAAAAGTACCTGTGATTAGTTCTAAGCCGAGCATTAGCGGTTTAAGTAATC CAGTTAAGTCTGGCAGTAAAATGATATCATCCTCAAAAAAGGCAGTTTTTGGACTCTTCAAGAAATGA
- the LOC127779804 gene encoding uncharacterized protein LOC127779804, whose translation MQYIKNRRGRGGKKALPPRSHSPEKVNQPNSAPPSPPPSSPRLASSSLPPSIPKPTSPPPNGATNHHHPISAAAGEVAGGTTRARTHARPPDLGKAGEDMSQASLSPSSSGDEEEEDEGVEGYRKGGYHAVRPGDQFAAGRYVAQRKLGWGNFSTVWLAFDVHTQKFVALKIQKSAPEFAQAAFHEIEFLSEITKRDPSNCKCIIQLIDHFKHAGPNGQHICLVFEFLGDSLLKLVQYNRYNGIGFGPVREICRSILIGLDYLHRELGIIHSDLKLENILLISTIDPSKDPIRSGLKPNLERPEGNPNGEVMLNPIEKKLKMRARRVLAKLAEKKKSAAEYARAERSLDGIDMTCKIVDFGNACWADKQFTDFIQTRQYRAPEVILGSGYSFPVDMWSFACIAFELATGEMLFTPKEGQGYSEDEDHLALMMEVLGKIPKKIATMGTKSKEYFDRHGDLKRIRRLKFSSIERVLVDKYKISESDAREFAEFLCPLFDFAPEKRPTAAQCLQHKWLQYSDGKNYGTLNISDVKNASVTCSPGTTASSDSKSIDVTRNIGDKPDSYAERADAKCNTSKKSIINSNSENSDVQPNTASVGNRNSKIDDVNSNTGSITNKDSKNTVIKPSIGSFANRNAETVDVKPNIGSITSRGDSSSDTKSNIGSVASKDAKTIDAKPSTSSITSQDSKIGDGRSNIDGIANRDAKTADVKHNIRSVVNTYLRNFDVKHNTGNIVDGGVKHSDLKPGTVSAANVDSKSISAKPSTGSFENSDAKSISAKTSTGSFENSDAKSISAKTSTGSFDNSDARNIMKANTGIVANNDVKDTDVQTNTESVTSGDDLNDIDRKPNIGRVAASIQRLESSIGKVQSGKYR comes from the exons ATGCAATACATCAAAAATAGGAGGGGGCGAGGTGGGAAAAAGGCTCTCCCTCCGCGTTCCCACTCCCCTGAAAAAGTAAACCAACCAAACTcggcaccaccgtcgccgccgccgtcgtcgcctcgcctcgcctcctcctccctccctccctcgatTCCCAAACCAACCTCCCCGCCACCGAACGGAGcaaccaaccaccaccaccccatctccgccgccgccggtgaggtcgcCGGGGGAACGACGCGCGCCCGCACGCACGCCCGACCGCCGGATCTTGGGAAGGCGGGGGAGGACATGTCGCAggcgtcgctgtcgccgtcgtcgtcgggggacgaggaggaggaggacgagggcgTCGAAGGGTACCGCAAGGGCGGGTACCACGCCGTCCGCCCCGGGGACCagttcgccgccggccgctacGTCGCCCAGCGGAAGCTCGGGTGGGGGAACTTCTCCACCGTCTGGCTCGCCTTCGACGTCCACACCCAG AAATTTGTGGCTCTTAAGATCCAGAAGAGTGCACCAGAGTTTGCGCAAGCTGCCTTTCATGAAATTGAGTTCCTTTCTGAGATCACCAAGAGAGATCCATCAAACTGTAAATGCATTATCCAGCTGATAGATCATTTTAAGCACGCTGGGCCAAATGGGCAACATATTTGCCTCGTTTTTGAATTCCTTGGAGATAGCTTACTTAAGCTAGTACAATACAACCGTTACAACGGCATTGGATTTGGACCGGTGAGGGAAATATGCAGATCAATTTTGATAGGTCTTGATTACTTGCATAGAGAGCTTGGGATCATCCATTCAGATTTAAAGCTTGAGAATATTCTTCTTATCTCAACAATTGATCCCTCAAAGGACCCTATACGCTCTGGACTTAAACCTAATCTTGAGAGGCCTGAAGGGAATCCTaatggagaagttatgcttaaCCCGATTGagaagaaattgaagatgaGAGCGAGGAGGGTGCTCGCAAAGCTTGCTGAGAAAAAGAAATCAGCTGCAGAATATGCACGTGCAGAAAGGAGCTTGGATGGGATTGATATGACATGCAAGATTGTGGACTTTGGAAACGCTTGTTGGGCTGACAAGCAATTTACAGATTTTATTCAGACAAGGCAGTACCGGGCACCAGAGGTCATTCTAGGTTCAGGATATTCATTTCCTGTTGATATGTGGTCATTTGCGTGTATTGCTTTTGAGCTTGCAACAGGGGAAATGCTATTTACACCCAAGGAAGGGCAGGGGTATAGTGAAGATGAG GATCACTTGGCTTTGATGATGGAAGTCCTTGGGAAGATACCGAAAAAG ATTGCTACCATGGGAACAAAATCAAAGGAGTATTTTGACCGTCATGGAGATCTGAAGCGGATAAGAAGATTGAAGTTCTCATCTATTGAACGTGTCCTAGTTGACAAATACAAAATTTCTGAATCCGATGCACGGGAATTTGCCGAGTTTCTTTGCCCTTTGTTTGATTTTGCCCCAGAGAAGCGTCCAACAGCTGCACAGTGCCTACAACACAAATGGCTTCAATATAGTGATGGCAAGAACTATGGGACTCTCAACATTAGTGATGTCAAAAATGCTAGTGTTACATGCAGCCCTGGAACGACTGCCAGCAGTGATTCTAAGAGCATTGATGTAACACGCAACATTGGAGACAAGCCTGACAGTTATGCCGAGAGAGCTGATGCAAAGTGCAATACTAGCAAAAAAAGCATCATCAACAGTAATTCTGAGAATTCTGATGTACAACCCAATACTGCAAGTGTTGGCAATAGAAATTCCAAAATTGATGATGTAAATTCTAATACTGGGAGCATCACTAACAAGGATTCCAAAAACACTGTTATAAAGCCCAGTATTGGAAGCTTCGCGAACAGAAATGCTGAAACAGTTGATGTAAAACCCAACATTGGCAGCATAACCAGCAGAGGTGACAGTAGTAGTGACACCAAGAGCAACATTGGAAGCGTTGCCAGTAAAGATGCCAAAACTATTGATGCAAAACCCAGCACCAGCAGCATCACTAGCCAGGATAGTAAGATTGGTGACGGAAGGAGCAACATTGATGGCATTGCCAACAGAGATGCCAAGACCGCTGATGTGAAGCATAACATTCGAAGCGTTGTTAACACTTATTTgaggaattttgatgtgaagCACAACACTGGAAACATTGTTGATGGTGGTGTCAAGCACTCAGATTTGAAACCAGGCACTGTAAGTGCTGCCAATGTCGATTCCAAGAGTATAAGTGCAAAGCCCAGCACTGGAAGTTTTGAGAACAGTGATGCCAAGAGTATTAGTGCAAAGACCAGCACTGGAAGTTTTGAGAACAGTGATGCCAAGAGTATTAGTGCAAAGACCAGCACTGGAAGTTTTGACAACAGTGATGCCAGAAATATTATGAAGGCAAACACTGGAATTGTTGCTAACAATGATGTCAAGGATACTGATGTACAGACTAATACCGAAAGTGTTACCAGCGGCGACGACCTAAACGACATTGATAGAAAGCCAAACATTGGACGTGTTGCTGCAAGTATACAGAGGCTGGAGAGCAGCATAGGCAAAGTGCAAAGTGGAAAATATCGGTGA
- the LOC127779148 gene encoding protein GRIP isoform X1, whose amino-acid sequence MDPEENPTPPPPYQEAEAAVPVDEQPPPPVEEEQAEAAREESAAPVEQDAAAAEGGGGDRAAGGERSREELERVVMELGFQNDYLKSQIAAAEGGSGAAESELVKGLKEQVERLRKEVEEHKQTQKATEAALEHVNVAYAEADAKVQDLTAKLTQAQQKMDKELKERDEKYVELDTKFQRLHKRAKQRIQDIQKEKDDMEARFNEINQKAEQASSLQSAAQQELERARQQASEALRSMDAERQQLRTVNSKLRTNLDEARVALEARNNVLEKLRQSMFEKEQLLEQTQASLQSAEEKRNASIAELTAKHQKQLESLEAQLTEVSAERTKASETIQSLQMLLVEKDSEIAEIEAASTGEAARIRAAMEELKGELAHLKDQHEKERQNWETTCESLRTKLEASESACHISVIESTKVKSQLELELSKQNQLLQTKDSDLLAAKDEISRLESEFSAYKVRAHALLQKKDAELNTAKNSDLIKAHEEAIREAEKEISAALAERDKAIHDLQIAQSKYGEEIEARDLALADSDKKLKNVMAKLDSLTSKFLSEKESWEKNMASVEESWRLKCESVKAESNGHAGDELKKNLVELTVKHEKLKEEHDSFRDIADRMLEEKDREVAKLLRENKDLHNSLEAKAAVSINGNQNPGPAKQDAMDIELAEQQILLLARQQAQREEELAQSQRHILALQQEIEELERENRLHDQQEAMLKTELRNMERSQKREGIDMTYLKNVILKLLETGEVGALLPVVATLLQFSPEELTKCQHGVLSAVASSPATAVPDGGSTPNSFFSRFTF is encoded by the exons ATGGATCCCGAAGAGaaccccacgccgccgccgccataccAGGAAGCGGAGGCTGCGGTGCCGGTCGACGAGCAGCCTCCGCCCCCCGTAGAGGAAgagcaggcggaggcggcacgCGAGGAGTCAGCTGCGCCGGTTGAAcaagatgcggcggcggcagagggaggaggaggcgatcgcGCCGCGGGCGGGGAGCGGAGCCGCGAGGAGCTGGAGCGGGTGGTGATGGAGCTCGGCTTCCAGAACGACTACCTCAAGTCCCAGATCGCGGCCGCCGAGGGTGGGAGTGGGGCGGCGGAGTCGGAGCTCGTGAAGGGGTTGAAGGAGCAGGTGGAGAGGCTGaggaaggaggtggaggagcacaAGCAGACGCAGAAGGCCACCGAGGCCGCCCTCGAGCACGTCAATGTCGCCTACGCCGAGGCGGACGCCAAGGTCCAGGACCTCACCGCCAAGCTCACCCAAG CTCAGCAGAAAATGGATAAAGAACTAAAAGAAAGAGATGAAAAATATGTTGAGCTGGATACCAAGTTCCAGAGGCTTCACAAGCGTGCTAAACAACGCATACAGGATATACAGAAG GAAAAAGATGACATGGAAGCTCGCTTTAATGAAATTAACCAGAAGGCTGAGCAGGCTTCTTCTTTGCAGTCAGCAGCACAACAGGAACTGGAACGTGCTCGTCAGCAGGCTAGTGAGGCTTTACGGTCAATGGATGCTGAAAGGCAGCAATTGCGAACGGTGAACAGCAA GTTAAGAACTAATCTTGATGAGGCACGTGTTGCCTTGGAGGCCAGGAATAATGTCCTTGAGAAGTTGCGACAATCGATGTTTGAAAAAGAACAG TTGTTAGAGCAAACCCAAGCATCACTTCAATCTgcagaagaaaagagaaatgcATCAATTGCGGAGCTTACTGCTAAGCATCAGAAG CAATTAGAAAGCTTGGAGGCACAGCTAACTGAGGTTTCTGCGGAGAGGACAAAAGCATCTGAAACGATCCAATCTCTTCAG ATGTTGCTTGTGGAGAAAGATtcagaaatagctgaaattgaaGCAGCTTCTACTGGGGAAGCTGCTCGAATTAGAGCTGCCATGGAGGAGCTTAAAGGCGAGCTTGCTCATCTGAAGGACCAACAT GAAAAAGAAAGGCAAAATTGGGAAACTACTTGTGAATCGCTTAGGACAAAATTGGAAGCATCAGAAAGTGCATGCCATATATCTGTGATAGAATCTACTAAAGTTAAAA GTCAACTGGAGTTGGAGTTATCAAAGCAAAACCAATTACTACAAACCAAAGACTCTGATCTATTGGCTGCAAAAGACGAG ATTAGTCGGCTGGAAAGCGAGTTTTCTGCATATAAGGTCCGCGCACATGCACTTCTGCAAAAGAAGGATGCTGAGCTGAACACAGCTAAAAACTCAGATTTGATTAAAGCACATGAAGAAGCAATAAGG GAAGCTGAAAAGGAAATTTCAGCTGCCTTGGCAGAAAGAGATAAAGCCATCCATGACCTTCAAATTGCTCAATCCAAATATGGTGAAGAGATTGAAGCAAG GGATTTGGCTCTCGCTGATTCTGACAAAAAGTTAAAGAATGTCATGGCAAAATTGGATTCTCTTACTTCTAAATTCCTTTCCGAAAAAGAATCATGGGAGAAAAACATGGCAAGTGTAGAGGAAAGCTGGAGAT TGAAATGTGAGTCTGTGAAGGCTGAGAGCAATGGGCATGCTGGAGATGAACTTAAGAAGAATTTAGTGGAGTTGACAGTAAAACATGAGAAACTAAAG GAAGAGCATGATTCTTTCCGTGATATTGCTGATAGAATGCTTGAAGAGAAGGACCGGGAGGTGGCTAAGCTCCTCAGGGAAAACAAGGATCTACATAACTCTTTAGAGGCTAAAGCGGCA GTTAGCATCAATGGTAATCAAAATCCAG GACCTGCTAAACAGGATGCAATGGACATTGAACTGGCTGAGCAGCAAATTCTG CTCCTTGCACGGCAACAGGCACAAAGAGAAGAGGAATTGGCTCAATCACAGAGGCATATATTAGCACTTCAA CAAGAAATTGAGGAGCTTGAGCGTGAGAACCGCCTTCAtgatcaacag GAAGCAATGTTGAAGACTGAGCTCCGCAATATGGAGAGATCACAAAAACGAGAAGGAATAGATATGACATATCTAAAAAATGTTATCCTAAAGCTTCTGGAAACAG GGGAAGTGGGAGCATTGCTGCCTGTGGTTGCAACATTGCTGCAATTTAGCCCCGAAGAG CTAACGAAATGTCAGCATGGCGTCCTTTCAGCTGTGGCTTCATCGCCAGCAACTGCGGTACCAGACGGTGGATCCACGCCAAATTCATTCTTCTCAAGATTCACATTCTAG
- the LOC127779148 gene encoding protein GRIP isoform X2, producing the protein MYVAQQKMDKELKERDEKYVELDTKFQRLHKRAKQRIQDIQKEKDDMEARFNEINQKAEQASSLQSAAQQELERARQQASEALRSMDAERQQLRTVNSKLRTNLDEARVALEARNNVLEKLRQSMFEKEQLLEQTQASLQSAEEKRNASIAELTAKHQKQLESLEAQLTEVSAERTKASETIQSLQMLLVEKDSEIAEIEAASTGEAARIRAAMEELKGELAHLKDQHEKERQNWETTCESLRTKLEASESACHISVIESTKVKSQLELELSKQNQLLQTKDSDLLAAKDEISRLESEFSAYKVRAHALLQKKDAELNTAKNSDLIKAHEEAIREAEKEISAALAERDKAIHDLQIAQSKYGEEIEARDLALADSDKKLKNVMAKLDSLTSKFLSEKESWEKNMASVEESWRLKCESVKAESNGHAGDELKKNLVELTVKHEKLKEEHDSFRDIADRMLEEKDREVAKLLRENKDLHNSLEAKAAVSINGNQNPGPAKQDAMDIELAEQQILLLARQQAQREEELAQSQRHILALQQEIEELERENRLHDQQEAMLKTELRNMERSQKREGIDMTYLKNVILKLLETGEVGALLPVVATLLQFSPEELTKCQHGVLSAVASSPATAVPDGGSTPNSFFSRFTF; encoded by the exons ATGTATGTAGCTCAGCAGAAAATGGATAAAGAACTAAAAGAAAGAGATGAAAAATATGTTGAGCTGGATACCAAGTTCCAGAGGCTTCACAAGCGTGCTAAACAACGCATACAGGATATACAGAAG GAAAAAGATGACATGGAAGCTCGCTTTAATGAAATTAACCAGAAGGCTGAGCAGGCTTCTTCTTTGCAGTCAGCAGCACAACAGGAACTGGAACGTGCTCGTCAGCAGGCTAGTGAGGCTTTACGGTCAATGGATGCTGAAAGGCAGCAATTGCGAACGGTGAACAGCAA GTTAAGAACTAATCTTGATGAGGCACGTGTTGCCTTGGAGGCCAGGAATAATGTCCTTGAGAAGTTGCGACAATCGATGTTTGAAAAAGAACAG TTGTTAGAGCAAACCCAAGCATCACTTCAATCTgcagaagaaaagagaaatgcATCAATTGCGGAGCTTACTGCTAAGCATCAGAAG CAATTAGAAAGCTTGGAGGCACAGCTAACTGAGGTTTCTGCGGAGAGGACAAAAGCATCTGAAACGATCCAATCTCTTCAG ATGTTGCTTGTGGAGAAAGATtcagaaatagctgaaattgaaGCAGCTTCTACTGGGGAAGCTGCTCGAATTAGAGCTGCCATGGAGGAGCTTAAAGGCGAGCTTGCTCATCTGAAGGACCAACAT GAAAAAGAAAGGCAAAATTGGGAAACTACTTGTGAATCGCTTAGGACAAAATTGGAAGCATCAGAAAGTGCATGCCATATATCTGTGATAGAATCTACTAAAGTTAAAA GTCAACTGGAGTTGGAGTTATCAAAGCAAAACCAATTACTACAAACCAAAGACTCTGATCTATTGGCTGCAAAAGACGAG ATTAGTCGGCTGGAAAGCGAGTTTTCTGCATATAAGGTCCGCGCACATGCACTTCTGCAAAAGAAGGATGCTGAGCTGAACACAGCTAAAAACTCAGATTTGATTAAAGCACATGAAGAAGCAATAAGG GAAGCTGAAAAGGAAATTTCAGCTGCCTTGGCAGAAAGAGATAAAGCCATCCATGACCTTCAAATTGCTCAATCCAAATATGGTGAAGAGATTGAAGCAAG GGATTTGGCTCTCGCTGATTCTGACAAAAAGTTAAAGAATGTCATGGCAAAATTGGATTCTCTTACTTCTAAATTCCTTTCCGAAAAAGAATCATGGGAGAAAAACATGGCAAGTGTAGAGGAAAGCTGGAGAT TGAAATGTGAGTCTGTGAAGGCTGAGAGCAATGGGCATGCTGGAGATGAACTTAAGAAGAATTTAGTGGAGTTGACAGTAAAACATGAGAAACTAAAG GAAGAGCATGATTCTTTCCGTGATATTGCTGATAGAATGCTTGAAGAGAAGGACCGGGAGGTGGCTAAGCTCCTCAGGGAAAACAAGGATCTACATAACTCTTTAGAGGCTAAAGCGGCA GTTAGCATCAATGGTAATCAAAATCCAG GACCTGCTAAACAGGATGCAATGGACATTGAACTGGCTGAGCAGCAAATTCTG CTCCTTGCACGGCAACAGGCACAAAGAGAAGAGGAATTGGCTCAATCACAGAGGCATATATTAGCACTTCAA CAAGAAATTGAGGAGCTTGAGCGTGAGAACCGCCTTCAtgatcaacag GAAGCAATGTTGAAGACTGAGCTCCGCAATATGGAGAGATCACAAAAACGAGAAGGAATAGATATGACATATCTAAAAAATGTTATCCTAAAGCTTCTGGAAACAG GGGAAGTGGGAGCATTGCTGCCTGTGGTTGCAACATTGCTGCAATTTAGCCCCGAAGAG CTAACGAAATGTCAGCATGGCGTCCTTTCAGCTGTGGCTTCATCGCCAGCAACTGCGGTACCAGACGGTGGATCCACGCCAAATTCATTCTTCTCAAGATTCACATTCTAG